From Deltaproteobacteria bacterium, the proteins below share one genomic window:
- a CDS encoding phosphoglycerate kinase: MVMRFINEVDINEKRLLCRFDFNVPLDENLTIADDRRIRAALPTINYALDEHAKIIIVSHLGRPKGKVVESLRLTPVARRLSRFLNKEIILERDCVGEDISYLVNNMNPGSIVFLENLRFHKGETENDDNFARTLASYADVYVDDAFGNAHRSHASNVGICKYVETCCAGFLMKRELNYFKNAMENPYRPLVAIIGGSKVSDKLAALINLVKIADKIIVGGGMAFTFMKSLGVEVGSSLVDDSQLEIAQKILRTVNESGIKFYLPVDCVIAQKIDKAAVTKIVPVQEMIPNWMGLDIGPASIRLFSEVISNARTVIWNGPLGVFEIDAFSRGTYAMVHRVADSHALTIVGGGDTDVAIHRAGETDNISYISTGGGAFLELLEGKPLPAIQALEDCDDRETGN; the protein is encoded by the coding sequence ATGGTTATGAGATTCATAAATGAAGTGGATATCAATGAAAAGCGCCTTCTGTGCAGATTCGATTTCAATGTTCCTCTCGATGAGAACCTGACTATCGCCGACGATCGACGGATCCGGGCGGCCCTGCCGACCATCAATTATGCCCTTGACGAGCATGCGAAGATCATCATCGTTTCCCACCTTGGCAGGCCGAAGGGAAAGGTCGTGGAAAGCCTGCGACTGACACCCGTGGCACGACGGTTGTCACGTTTTCTCAACAAGGAGATCATTCTGGAACGGGACTGTGTCGGTGAAGACATCTCTTACCTGGTGAACAATATGAACCCGGGTTCCATCGTATTTCTCGAAAATCTCCGGTTCCACAAGGGGGAGACGGAGAATGACGACAATTTCGCGAGAACCCTTGCAAGCTATGCCGATGTGTATGTGGATGACGCCTTCGGCAACGCTCACCGCAGTCATGCCTCCAACGTCGGGATCTGCAAGTATGTCGAGACATGCTGCGCCGGGTTCCTTATGAAGAGGGAATTGAACTATTTCAAGAACGCCATGGAAAACCCATACCGTCCCCTGGTGGCCATCATCGGTGGATCCAAAGTGTCCGACAAACTGGCAGCCTTGATAAACCTGGTGAAGATCGCCGATAAAATCATTGTCGGCGGGGGCATGGCCTTTACCTTCATGAAGTCTCTCGGTGTGGAAGTGGGGAGTTCTCTCGTCGACGACAGCCAGCTTGAAATAGCTCAGAAGATACTGAGAACGGTGAACGAGTCGGGCATAAAGTTCTATCTTCCCGTGGACTGCGTGATCGCCCAGAAGATCGACAAGGCGGCGGTGACAAAGATCGTCCCCGTTCAGGAAATGATCCCGAACTGGATGGGGCTCGACATCGGTCCCGCGTCGATCAGACTTTTTTCAGAGGTCATCAGCAATGCCAGGACCGTCATCTGGAACGGCCCGCTGGGAGTTTTCGAAATAGATGCCTTCAGCAGGGGGACCTATGCGATGGTGCATCGCGTGGCTGATTCCCATGCATTGACAATCGTCGGTGGAGGTGATACTGATGTTGCCATCCATCGAGCCGGTGAAACGGACAACATTTCATACATATCGACGGGGGGCGGTGCCTTTCTCGAACTTCTGGAAGGGAAGCCCTTGCCGGCGATCCAGGCCCTCGAAGATTGTGATGACCGAGAGACGGGAAACTGA
- the ispD gene encoding 2-C-methyl-D-erythritol 4-phosphate cytidylyltransferase — translation MRTVAIIVAGGSGKRMNTPVPKQFINLGGMPVLSRTISRFEQASSVTRIVLVVPKGDMEHVRHSIVGVQPRTKVIDVVAGGAARQDSVRNGLGAVGDEADIVVIHDGVRPFVDVALIEQVIAEAVRFGAAALAVPVRDTVKAVGTGGVVLDTPDRETLRFIQTPQAFQREILAEAYRKAYQDGFYGTDDAGLVERMGHPVRVMEGSYRNIKITTEDDLLLAGLLAEAEDGEPGEGDAVGRYSGVWSMKTGFGYDSHRFVEGRPLYLGGVEIPHDKGLLGHSDADVLLHAIGDAILGALGAGDLGRHFPDSDPRYRNIRSRNLLSEICDMVHAGKFRVSNVDATIILEHPKLATYRDAITRSTASILGIPEKAVNVKAKTNEGMGFIGRGEGIAAMAVVTLEKTWGLRDYGLTDYGLRD, via the coding sequence ATGAGGACCGTTGCAATAATCGTTGCCGGTGGTTCAGGCAAGCGAATGAACACACCGGTGCCGAAGCAGTTTATCAACCTGGGGGGAATGCCGGTACTTTCACGGACGATCAGCCGTTTCGAGCAGGCATCATCGGTAACCCGTATCGTGCTCGTCGTGCCGAAGGGTGATATGGAGCACGTCCGGCACTCCATCGTCGGAGTGCAGCCCAGGACGAAGGTCATCGATGTGGTGGCGGGGGGAGCGGCGCGGCAGGATTCGGTCAGAAACGGGCTCGGTGCCGTTGGTGACGAGGCCGATATCGTTGTGATCCATGACGGGGTCCGTCCATTCGTGGATGTTGCCCTTATCGAACAGGTAATAGCGGAGGCGGTCCGCTTCGGTGCAGCCGCTTTGGCGGTTCCGGTCCGTGATACGGTCAAGGCCGTCGGTACCGGGGGGGTGGTACTGGATACACCGGACAGGGAAACCCTTCGATTCATTCAAACGCCGCAGGCCTTTCAAAGGGAAATACTCGCCGAGGCATACCGAAAAGCTTACCAGGATGGATTCTACGGGACCGATGACGCCGGACTTGTGGAACGCATGGGACACCCGGTCAGGGTCATGGAAGGATCATACCGAAATATAAAGATCACCACGGAGGACGATCTTCTGCTGGCGGGGCTTCTTGCCGAAGCCGAGGACGGGGAACCGGGGGAAGGTGATGCCGTGGGGCGATATTCAGGAGTTTGGAGCATGAAGACCGGGTTCGGTTATGACAGCCACCGTTTTGTGGAAGGGCGCCCGTTGTATCTCGGCGGAGTGGAGATACCTCACGATAAGGGTCTTCTGGGACATTCCGACGCCGATGTTCTTCTCCATGCCATCGGGGACGCGATCCTCGGGGCACTGGGAGCCGGAGACCTGGGACGGCACTTTCCGGACAGCGACCCCCGTTACCGGAACATCAGAAGCAGGAACCTTCTCTCCGAGATCTGTGACATGGTCCATGCCGGTAAATTCCGGGTGAGCAATGTTGATGCCACGATAATCCTTGAACACCCGAAACTCGCAACGTACCGTGATGCAATAACGAGATCGACGGCGTCCATACTGGGGATACCGGAAAAAGCCGTCAACGTGAAGGCGAAGACGAACGAAGGCATGGGATTCATCGGTCGCGGCGAGGGGATCGCCGCCATGGCGGTTGTGACGCTGGAGAAGACCTGGGGATTAAGGGATTACGGATTAACGGATTACGGATTAAGGGATTAA
- the truA gene encoding tRNA pseudouridine(38-40) synthase TruA — protein sequence MRNIKLIIEYDGSRYCGWQRQPNGTSVQEVLEETIAMVTQQRVRLTGSGRTDAGVHALGQTANFQTESLIGTTGLLKGLNSLLPADIVVREVCDVEPSFHARYDAKSKVYLYRIMNGQVRSPLLRNLAWHVREPLDIDLMKQGLRFLEGRHDFASFQAAGSDVKTGVRNILFARIDRTDPECIEILIEADGFLRHMVRNIVGTLVDVGKKKMAIDEFHALLERRDRTLAGPTAPPQGLCLKEVKY from the coding sequence ATGAGAAACATCAAGTTGATCATCGAGTATGATGGCAGCCGCTATTGCGGCTGGCAGCGGCAGCCCAACGGGACCAGCGTTCAGGAGGTGCTGGAGGAGACCATCGCCATGGTCACCCAGCAGCGGGTCCGTTTGACCGGATCGGGCAGGACCGATGCCGGGGTTCATGCTCTCGGTCAGACGGCGAACTTTCAGACAGAAAGCCTCATTGGGACAACAGGTCTGCTCAAGGGCCTGAACAGCCTTCTGCCGGCAGACATAGTCGTGCGGGAGGTATGCGACGTGGAGCCTTCATTTCACGCCCGTTACGACGCGAAAAGCAAGGTGTACCTCTATCGGATCATGAACGGTCAAGTTCGTTCCCCCCTCCTGAGGAACCTTGCATGGCATGTTCGCGAACCGCTTGATATTGATCTCATGAAACAGGGCTTGCGGTTTCTGGAGGGACGTCATGATTTCGCATCTTTCCAGGCTGCCGGCAGCGATGTAAAGACGGGAGTCAGAAACATCCTGTTCGCCCGGATCGATCGTACCGATCCGGAATGCATTGAAATTCTGATCGAAGCCGACGGCTTTCTGCGCCACATGGTGAGAAATATCGTGGGGACCCTTGTCGACGTGGGAAAGAAGAAGATGGCCATCGATGAATTTCATGCGTTATTGGAGCGACGGGACCGCACCCTGGCGGGTCCGACGGCGCCGCCGCAGGGTCTCTGCCTGAAGGAGGTCAAGTACTGA
- a CDS encoding S-layer homology domain-containing protein has translation MIRYYCFRAMLISIPILFFLTSCAPSERHPLSRIDTPDHHCYAGIQLMNQGKYDDAAREFQLAIMLDEEHSQAHAGAGLVKAFRGDFAGAFEFMAEAGRLARQRQDKAFYHVGMMRLYTMRKGIPDWLDRTRREFEQALIHEPASAAAHYFMGLACKAGLQFQDAASMFARVLDLNEEYIEETYREWKLVQKIVKAQPETETAKKIALMDSITRADMAALMIRELRIDELYDCWRSPAVGEEKLQNAKGQAVKDIAGHAFEEEIQKVLGLEIEGLEPYSDGTFRPDDLVSRANLAVMLQDVLAVAERDDTLSTKYREEVSPFPDVKNDNPSFNAVMVVTARGIMKAHDLTSGEFAPFASVPGPDALLIMRNMKEELRMY, from the coding sequence ATGATCCGCTATTATTGTTTCCGGGCCATGCTCATCAGTATACCGATACTGTTCTTTCTCACGAGTTGTGCGCCTTCGGAACGTCATCCACTCAGCCGGATCGATACGCCCGACCACCACTGTTACGCCGGCATTCAGTTGATGAACCAGGGTAAATATGATGATGCCGCGCGGGAATTCCAGTTGGCGATCATGCTGGATGAGGAACATTCACAGGCACACGCGGGGGCAGGTCTGGTCAAGGCCTTCAGGGGTGACTTCGCCGGGGCATTTGAATTCATGGCCGAAGCGGGTCGATTGGCTCGCCAGAGGCAGGACAAGGCCTTTTATCATGTGGGAATGATGCGTCTCTACACCATGCGGAAGGGGATCCCCGACTGGCTTGATCGTACACGACGCGAATTTGAACAGGCACTGATCCACGAGCCTGCATCCGCGGCAGCCCATTATTTCATGGGGCTAGCATGCAAGGCCGGTCTTCAGTTCCAGGATGCGGCGTCCATGTTTGCCCGGGTCCTCGATTTGAATGAAGAATACATCGAGGAAACATACAGGGAGTGGAAACTGGTTCAGAAGATTGTAAAGGCACAGCCTGAAACGGAAACGGCGAAGAAAATAGCTCTCATGGACAGCATCACCCGGGCCGATATGGCGGCACTCATGATACGGGAGTTGCGGATCGATGAACTTTACGATTGCTGGAGGTCTCCGGCGGTCGGTGAAGAGAAGCTTCAAAACGCAAAAGGTCAGGCGGTGAAGGATATCGCGGGCCATGCATTTGAAGAGGAGATACAGAAGGTTCTCGGCCTGGAGATCGAAGGTCTGGAACCGTATTCCGATGGAACATTCCGTCCGGACGATCTTGTTTCCAGGGCAAATCTTGCCGTCATGCTCCAGGATGTTCTCGCCGTGGCAGAGCGTGATGATACACTGTCAACAAAATACCGTGAAGAGGTTTCACCTTTCCCGGACGTCAAAAACGACAATCCCTCCTTTAACGCCGTCATGGTTGTCACTGCGCGGGGGATCATGAAGGCCCATGACCTTACATCCGGTGAATTCGCGCCGTTTGCTTCCGTGCCCGGCCCGGATGCTCTGTTGATCATGAGGAACATGAAGGAAGAATTAAGGATGTATTGA
- the mutL gene encoding DNA mismatch repair endonuclease MutL — MERRKIIVMPEELSSKIAAGEVIERPSSIVKELVENSIDAGATELVVDIEKGGKRSIRVADNGEGIDRQDVALVFERHATSKMYEFDDIYRTGLFGFRGEAINSIAAVSHVEILTRTDGSLSGVRAVAEGAEVREITDVGCPVGTTVTVTRIFAATPARLKFLKRDATEQAHCLDVIARLALSHSGIRMLVRADGREVLSIPQTDDTAQRAAFIFGKDFRKRFLSVQGSRGSMHLKAYLSHPQFSRSNTREMFFFVNSRPVRDTFLHTAVMAGYRHVMEARRYPAVVLHVDMPPEDVDINVHPAKSEVRFQSPRELYGFVSDMVASALATGPVNEHAQTPVSPPGVEKDAGYPHAGDVLKALRRYTISTGSDKKTFKGVFQRHGVPHGPVMTPGLYDSPGQEPGSREGFFSSLQYLGQIAGTYLVFASGDELVLLDQHAAHERVLFERLKNSRDDTTLESQHLLIPEIITLNPAVFSRFSESMPLLQEAGFIVEPYGENTIAVKAVPTLLSQVSPALLITDVIDEFSTTGTAGNIDGRREKLYILLACRGAVKANTVLSDAEISALCRELDSISFAATCPHGRPLLVRITRTELERMFKRA, encoded by the coding sequence ATGGAGAGAAGAAAGATCATAGTCATGCCCGAGGAGCTTTCGAGCAAGATCGCGGCCGGTGAGGTCATAGAAAGACCGTCGTCGATCGTGAAGGAGCTCGTCGAGAACTCGATCGACGCGGGTGCGACGGAGCTCGTCGTCGATATAGAGAAAGGCGGTAAGAGATCAATACGTGTGGCGGACAACGGTGAAGGCATCGACCGGCAGGATGTCGCCCTCGTTTTCGAGCGGCATGCAACAAGCAAAATGTATGAATTCGACGATATCTATCGGACCGGGCTGTTCGGATTCCGGGGAGAGGCGATCAACAGCATTGCAGCGGTTTCACACGTGGAAATACTGACCAGAACCGATGGATCTCTCTCCGGTGTCAGGGCGGTCGCCGAAGGAGCGGAAGTCCGGGAGATCACCGATGTCGGCTGTCCCGTGGGAACGACGGTCACCGTTACGCGCATATTCGCGGCGACTCCCGCCCGTCTGAAGTTTCTCAAACGTGACGCGACGGAACAGGCCCATTGCCTCGATGTCATTGCCCGACTCGCCCTCTCTCACTCCGGTATCAGGATGCTCGTGAGGGCCGACGGACGTGAGGTTCTCAGCATACCGCAAACAGACGACACAGCTCAGCGGGCCGCCTTCATTTTCGGGAAGGATTTCAGAAAGAGATTTTTGTCCGTGCAGGGTTCGCGGGGTTCCATGCACCTGAAGGCGTACCTGTCACACCCGCAATTCAGCCGATCGAACACCAGGGAAATGTTCTTTTTCGTCAATTCGCGGCCGGTACGCGACACGTTCCTGCACACTGCTGTCATGGCCGGCTATCGACACGTGATGGAAGCGAGAAGGTACCCCGCCGTCGTGCTCCATGTGGACATGCCCCCTGAGGATGTCGACATCAATGTTCATCCCGCGAAGAGTGAAGTTCGATTTCAGTCTCCCCGGGAGCTGTACGGCTTCGTTTCGGACATGGTTGCAAGCGCCCTGGCGACCGGTCCCGTGAACGAGCACGCGCAGACGCCGGTTTCTCCACCGGGGGTGGAAAAAGATGCGGGATACCCCCATGCCGGCGATGTCTTGAAGGCGTTGAGAAGGTATACCATTTCCACCGGTTCGGATAAAAAGACTTTCAAAGGTGTATTCCAACGGCACGGTGTCCCGCATGGTCCGGTGATGACGCCAGGCCTGTATGACAGCCCTGGTCAGGAACCGGGCAGCCGGGAAGGGTTCTTTTCATCTCTGCAATACCTGGGGCAGATAGCCGGGACCTATCTTGTCTTTGCTTCAGGAGATGAACTGGTGCTGCTCGACCAGCATGCCGCCCATGAACGGGTTCTCTTTGAAAGGCTGAAGAATTCACGGGATGACACCACGTTGGAAAGCCAGCACCTGCTGATCCCCGAGATCATCACCCTGAATCCCGCCGTTTTCTCCCGGTTTTCAGAATCCATGCCGCTCCTGCAGGAAGCCGGGTTCATCGTGGAACCCTACGGTGAGAACACCATTGCCGTGAAGGCCGTGCCCACCCTCCTTTCACAGGTGAGTCCCGCCCTGCTTATCACCGATGTCATCGATGAATTCAGTACAACCGGGACAGCGGGTAACATTGATGGCCGTAGAGAAAAGCTGTATATCCTCCTTGCCTGCCGAGGTGCCGTCAAGGCGAACACCGTTCTTTCCGACGCCGAGATATCAGCCCTGTGCCGCGAACTTGATTCCATATCCTTTGCCGCGACCTGTCCGCACGGCAGACCGCTCCTGGTTAGAATCACACGGACCGAGCTCGAAAGGATGTTCAAGAGAGCATAG
- a CDS encoding acyl-CoA carboxylase subunit beta: protein MMTTADKIKAFEKERDRLMTMGGDAMIEKQHRLGKLTARERTDLLFDEGSFQEVQLFVKHRANLFGLADKEIKGDGIVTGFGKVNGRTVFVASQDFTSSGGSLGEMHAKKIWKIMDMAIDARKPIVFLNDSGGVRIQEGVPALDGGGGIFFRKVKASGYIPQIAAIMGPTAGVAVYSPALTDWVFMVKGSSYMYITGPEVVKTVIGETVTHEELGGAMVHATKSGVCHFATESDRDCIEKIKTILSYLPDSCHSPLPAVNCSDSPDRECPELDDIIPDRPSRTYDMKKIIRAIADGNEMFEPHELWARNIIVGFIRIMGSPVGVVANNPRYNAGVLDIDASDKASRFIRFCDSFNIPIITFADVPGYMPGTEQEWSGIITHGAKLLYSYSEATIPKITVVVRKDYGGAYIGMCSKNLGADYVMAWPSAEMAVLGAEAACSIIYRREIAEAADPDARRRELIEEFEKQFYNPYFAANMASIEEIIAPRETRKRIVVLLETFKDKAEKMLPKKHSNIPL, encoded by the coding sequence ATGATGACCACCGCCGACAAGATCAAGGCCTTTGAAAAGGAGCGCGACCGCCTCATGACCATGGGTGGCGACGCCATGATAGAAAAGCAGCACCGTCTTGGTAAATTGACCGCCCGGGAGAGAACGGACCTCCTTTTCGACGAGGGTTCCTTCCAGGAAGTGCAGCTCTTCGTAAAGCACCGCGCGAACCTCTTCGGATTGGCGGACAAGGAGATCAAGGGAGACGGGATCGTTACCGGCTTCGGGAAGGTCAATGGCAGGACCGTCTTTGTCGCCTCTCAGGACTTCACCAGTTCCGGCGGAAGTCTCGGTGAAATGCACGCAAAAAAGATCTGGAAGATCATGGACATGGCCATAGACGCCAGGAAACCGATCGTCTTTCTTAACGATTCGGGCGGTGTTCGAATCCAGGAAGGGGTACCCGCCCTCGATGGCGGCGGTGGCATATTCTTCAGAAAGGTGAAGGCCTCGGGCTATATCCCCCAGATCGCCGCCATAATGGGTCCCACGGCTGGCGTCGCCGTTTATTCCCCCGCTCTCACCGATTGGGTGTTCATGGTCAAGGGAAGCAGTTACATGTATATCACCGGACCGGAAGTGGTAAAGACGGTGATCGGTGAGACCGTGACCCACGAAGAGCTCGGAGGAGCCATGGTCCACGCGACGAAGAGCGGCGTCTGCCACTTCGCCACCGAAAGCGACCGGGACTGCATTGAAAAAATAAAGACCATCCTGTCCTACCTGCCTGACAGTTGCCACAGCCCGCTTCCGGCGGTGAATTGTTCGGACAGCCCCGACAGGGAGTGCCCGGAACTTGATGACATCATCCCCGACAGACCTTCGCGCACCTACGACATGAAAAAGATCATCAGGGCGATCGCCGACGGCAATGAAATGTTCGAACCCCACGAACTCTGGGCACGGAACATCATTGTCGGCTTTATCAGAATAATGGGTTCACCCGTCGGCGTTGTGGCGAACAATCCGCGCTATAACGCGGGAGTGCTCGACATCGATGCGTCCGACAAGGCATCACGCTTCATCCGGTTCTGCGATTCGTTCAATATCCCCATCATTACCTTCGCCGATGTCCCCGGGTATATGCCGGGCACCGAACAGGAATGGTCCGGTATCATCACTCACGGGGCGAAATTGCTCTATTCATATTCAGAAGCAACGATACCGAAGATCACCGTTGTCGTCAGGAAGGATTACGGCGGGGCATACATCGGCATGTGCAGCAAGAATCTGGGGGCGGATTACGTCATGGCCTGGCCGTCGGCCGAAATGGCCGTCCTCGGCGCTGAGGCCGCCTGTAGTATCATTTACCGGAGAGAGATCGCCGAAGCCGCCGATCCGGATGCACGGAGGCGGGAATTGATCGAGGAATTCGAGAAGCAGTTCTATAACCCCTATTTCGCCGCCAACATGGCAAGCATAGAAGAGATCATCGCACCCCGGGAAACACGGAAACGGATCGTCGTTCTTCTTGAAACGTTCAAGGACAAGGCGGAGAAAATGCTGCCGAAGAAACACAGCAATATTCCCCTCTGA
- the rfbD gene encoding dTDP-4-dehydrorhamnose reductase, which produces MKILVLGHKGMLGGEIMSRLGRRHEMEGRDIDEFDISLRDDCRDAIESTDPDVVINAAAVTDVDGCEDREDDCFAVNAEGVRHVAALCRERGIKIVHFSTDYVFDGTADRPYDEDHICNPINSYGRSKLQGEIYLKKEAGDFLLVRTSWLFGKGGNNFVKAVAEKAKGGGELTVVADQFGSPTYAFDLAGAVQELIEGDFRGTFHVTNRGSCSWYEFALKILEYREQADARIIPIESKDLTRKAMRPRYSILSCRKFIEATGKTMRFWQIALRDYVNRMEY; this is translated from the coding sequence ATGAAGATTCTGGTACTGGGTCACAAGGGGATGCTCGGCGGCGAAATCATGTCGCGCCTGGGCAGGCGTCATGAAATGGAGGGCAGGGATATCGATGAGTTCGATATTTCCCTCCGGGATGACTGCCGTGATGCTATCGAGAGCACCGATCCTGATGTTGTTATCAACGCTGCCGCCGTTACAGACGTTGATGGTTGCGAGGACCGCGAGGATGATTGTTTCGCCGTCAATGCCGAGGGTGTCCGGCACGTGGCGGCGCTCTGCCGTGAAAGAGGGATAAAGATAGTTCATTTCAGCACCGATTATGTCTTCGACGGAACCGCCGACAGGCCTTACGATGAAGACCACATCTGTAATCCTATCAACAGTTACGGGCGGTCCAAGCTCCAGGGAGAAATATATCTGAAAAAAGAGGCGGGCGACTTTCTTCTGGTACGCACATCGTGGCTCTTTGGAAAGGGAGGGAATAATTTCGTCAAGGCGGTCGCCGAAAAGGCCAAAGGAGGCGGAGAGCTGACCGTCGTTGCCGACCAGTTCGGTTCACCGACCTATGCCTTTGATCTGGCCGGTGCCGTGCAGGAATTGATAGAAGGGGATTTTCGAGGTACCTTCCATGTGACGAACAGAGGTTCATGCAGCTGGTATGAATTCGCCCTCAAGATCCTTGAATATCGAGAACAGGCGGATGCCCGGATCATACCGATCGAATCGAAGGACCTGACACGAAAGGCCATGCGGCCCCGGTACTCGATCCTGAGCTGCAGAAAATTCATTGAGGCGACGGGGAAGACCATGCGTTTCTGGCAGATAGCGCTGAGAGACTATGTGAATAGAATGGAATATTAA
- the miaA gene encoding tRNA (adenosine(37)-N6)-dimethylallyltransferase MiaA, whose protein sequence is MDTRMVVIVGPTAAGKTECAVSLAHTFDGEIISADSMQVYRYMNIGTAKPTAEERRGIRHHLIDVVDPDEEYNVARFVDEAREHMEQIEERDKNIFVAGGTGLYVRALIGGIFPGPGPDSEYRRALRTDADRFGSHHLFERLREKDPAAARLIHPNDTVRLIRALEVFNDSGESIVDLQRKHGFRDERYKSLVIGIVPDRSELYDRIDRRADTMISRGLVVEVEGLLGRGYHGDLKPMQSMCYRHIVAFIQGVHGLPEAVALMKRDTRHYAKRQMTWFRQERDIQWVGSENRERVERIVGEFLDRHGPEE, encoded by the coding sequence ATGGACACCCGTATGGTCGTCATAGTGGGACCGACCGCCGCCGGAAAGACGGAATGCGCCGTTTCGCTGGCACACACCTTCGATGGCGAGATCATCAGCGCCGATTCAATGCAGGTCTATCGATATATGAATATCGGAACGGCAAAGCCGACCGCCGAGGAGCGACGGGGTATTCGCCATCACCTGATCGATGTGGTAGACCCCGATGAGGAGTACAACGTCGCCCGGTTCGTCGATGAGGCAAGAGAACACATGGAACAGATAGAGGAAAGGGATAAGAACATATTTGTTGCAGGGGGAACGGGACTGTATGTGCGGGCCCTCATCGGCGGAATATTCCCCGGTCCGGGGCCTGACAGCGAATACCGCAGAGCGCTGCGCACAGATGCCGATCGATTCGGTTCGCACCATCTTTTTGAGCGACTCCGGGAAAAAGACCCCGCGGCGGCCCGGCTCATTCATCCCAACGATACGGTGCGTCTCATCCGGGCCCTTGAAGTGTTCAATGACAGCGGTGAATCGATCGTCGACCTGCAGAGGAAGCACGGTTTCCGGGACGAGCGGTACAAAAGCCTTGTCATCGGTATCGTGCCGGACCGATCGGAACTGTATGACAGGATAGACAGGCGGGCCGACACCATGATCTCCCGGGGACTGGTGGTGGAAGTCGAAGGATTGCTGGGCAGAGGATACCATGGGGACCTGAAGCCGATGCAGTCAATGTGTTATCGTCATATCGTCGCGTTCATTCAGGGGGTTCATGGTCTCCCCGAGGCAGTGGCGCTCATGAAGCGCGACACACGGCACTACGCGAAGCGGCAGATGACCTGGTTCCGGCAGGAGCGGGACATACAATGGGTTGGGTCTGAAAACCGGGAACGGGTGGAGCGCATTGTTGGTGAGTTCCTCGATCGTCACGGGCCTGAGGAATGA
- a CDS encoding TRAM domain-containing protein produces MFQFIIRLLLILACSLSGYFIALEYYGSPTAMLGIVAGLIVALLVIEVEKTILKLSIKVIIGGALGLITGFLITFLLVYGLQLIPEIQSRTIIPWEYLYLLFIFIFGYLGLFLGAKKTEELNIAVLGSHETEDECNKCRILDTSVIIDGRLADICDTGFIEGSLVVPRFVLDELQQIADSSDHMKRSRGRRGLDILNRMQKIPGIDVEIVDIDFPKLKGVDAKLVELAKRQEGKIVTNDYNLNKIAELQGIKILNVNELANALKPVVLPGETMVVKVIKEGKEQGQGVAYLDDGTMVIVDNGIRHQGKNVQVTVTSVLQTTAGRMIFTDMKDVVP; encoded by the coding sequence ATGTTTCAATTTATTATCAGGCTTTTATTAATCTTAGCATGTTCCCTCAGCGGTTATTTTATCGCCCTTGAGTATTATGGATCTCCCACCGCCATGCTGGGTATTGTCGCAGGGCTCATCGTGGCGCTTCTTGTCATCGAAGTTGAGAAAACCATTCTGAAACTGTCGATAAAGGTCATTATCGGCGGGGCTCTCGGGCTGATAACGGGATTTCTCATCACGTTTCTTCTCGTATACGGTCTTCAGCTTATCCCGGAAATTCAAAGCCGGACGATCATTCCCTGGGAGTATCTCTACCTTCTGTTCATCTTTATTTTCGGGTATCTCGGTCTGTTTCTCGGTGCAAAGAAAACTGAAGAGCTGAACATAGCCGTTCTCGGTTCCCATGAAACCGAAGACGAATGCAACAAATGCAGGATCCTTGACACCAGCGTCATCATTGACGGTCGCCTGGCCGATATCTGTGATACGGGTTTTATCGAGGGAAGCCTGGTCGTTCCCAGGTTCGTGCTTGATGAGCTGCAGCAGATAGCCGATTCATCGGACCACATGAAACGGTCGCGGGGGAGAAGAGGCCTGGACATTCTCAACCGGATGCAGAAAATCCCGGGAATAGATGTCGAAATCGTCGATATCGATTTCCCGAAGCTCAAGGGGGTCGATGCAAAGCTCGTGGAGCTGGCGAAACGTCAGGAGGGGAAGATTGTAACCAATGATTACAATCTCAATAAGATAGCCGAACTGCAGGGAATAAAAATTCTCAACGTCAACGAGCTCGCGAACGCCCTGAAACCCGTCGTCCTGCCGGGTGAGACGATGGTCGTCAAGGTAATAAAGGAAGGCAAGGAACAGGGACAGGGAGTCGCCTATCTCGATGATGGAACGATGGTCATCGTCGATAACGGGATCCGTCATCAGGGAAAGAACGTTCAGGTAACCGTTACGAGTGTTCTGCAGACAACGGCAGGGCGGATGATATTCACGGACATGAAGGATGTCGTACCGTAG